The Streptomyces sp. NBC_00440 genome contains a region encoding:
- a CDS encoding VOC family protein, translating into MPVATYSLVALDCSEPESLARFYADVLGGKVEQYAENWYDLYAPGGVRLAFQRAPGYRPPDWPQAGDNSQQAHLDFDVDDIEQAQEQVLALGATPLDLDDADGERGFRVYADPAGHPFCLCRRR; encoded by the coding sequence ATGCCTGTCGCCACGTACAGTCTGGTGGCTCTGGACTGCTCCGAGCCGGAGTCGCTGGCCCGCTTCTACGCGGATGTGCTCGGCGGGAAGGTCGAGCAGTACGCGGAAAACTGGTACGACCTGTATGCCCCCGGTGGTGTACGGCTCGCTTTCCAGCGGGCTCCCGGATACCGCCCGCCCGACTGGCCGCAGGCCGGTGACAACTCCCAGCAGGCACACCTGGATTTCGACGTCGACGATATCGAACAGGCACAGGAGCAAGTGCTCGCGCTGGGCGCCACCCCCCTGGATCTGGATGACGCGGACGGCGAGCGCGGTTTCCGGGTCTACGCCGATCCGGCCGGGCACCCCTTCTGTCTCTGCCGCCGCCGGTAG
- a CDS encoding TIGR03557 family F420-dependent LLM class oxidoreductase, with protein sequence MQIGYKLAAESFGPKELVRQAVLAEQAGFDFVEMSDHYHPWLDAQGHSPFVWTVLGTIAAKTEHIGLATGVTCPTVRYHPAVVAQAAATLALVSDGRFTLGVGSGERLNEHVTGEGFPNSVSERHARLREALEIIRLLWSGGYRSYDGRYLKLDDARVFDLPPELPDIVVAAGGPAAARIAAELGDGLFATEPKGETVEAYRSAGGDGPRYAEVPMAWARNAHVGANAALATSRWAVTGWKVMSELPNPANFEAATATVREEDILSTFACGTDPGRFLEKAQPFVDAGFERLVTQNAGPDPDGFMDFYRSELDQQLRDLRPTTGS encoded by the coding sequence GTGCAGATCGGCTACAAACTCGCAGCGGAGTCCTTCGGCCCCAAGGAACTTGTACGGCAGGCCGTGCTCGCGGAGCAGGCAGGGTTCGACTTCGTGGAGATGAGCGACCACTACCACCCCTGGCTGGATGCGCAGGGCCACTCACCGTTCGTCTGGACGGTGCTCGGGACGATCGCCGCCAAGACCGAACACATCGGTCTGGCAACCGGAGTGACCTGCCCGACGGTCCGCTACCACCCGGCGGTCGTCGCCCAGGCGGCGGCGACCCTCGCGCTGGTGTCCGACGGCCGTTTCACGCTCGGTGTGGGCTCGGGGGAACGGCTCAACGAGCACGTCACGGGAGAGGGCTTCCCCAACTCCGTGTCCGAGCGGCACGCACGGCTGCGGGAGGCGCTGGAGATCATCAGGCTGCTGTGGAGCGGCGGCTACCGCTCGTACGACGGCCGGTACCTGAAACTGGACGACGCCCGCGTCTTCGACCTCCCGCCGGAGCTCCCGGACATCGTGGTGGCCGCCGGCGGCCCCGCTGCGGCCCGGATCGCCGCCGAACTCGGTGACGGGCTCTTCGCCACTGAGCCGAAGGGCGAGACGGTGGAGGCATACCGCAGCGCGGGGGGTGACGGTCCGCGGTACGCCGAGGTGCCGATGGCCTGGGCCCGCAATGCGCACGTCGGCGCCAACGCCGCCCTGGCGACGTCGCGTTGGGCGGTGACCGGGTGGAAGGTGATGAGCGAACTGCCCAACCCGGCGAACTTCGAGGCCGCCACCGCCACCGTGCGTGAAGAGGACATCCTGTCCACGTTCGCCTGCGGCACCGACCCCGGGCGGTTCCTGGAGAAGGCACAGCCCTTCGTGGACGCGGGCTTCGAACGGCTGGTGACACAGAACGCCGGGCCGGACCCGGACGGGTTCATGGACTTCTACCGGAGTGAACTGGATCAGCAGCTGCGCGACCTGAGGCCCACCACCGGTTCCTGA
- a CDS encoding sugar porter family MFS transporter produces the protein MASPDTTVTQGISGSLRPVIGVALVAALGGLLFGYDTGVISGALLTIESDFHLSSFSSGVVVSSILVGAMIGAAVAGNLSDRYGRRPVLVAAAAIFTVGAAMAAFAPSAAMLTAARVVLGLGIGVASNLVPVFIAEAAPPLYRGRLVGLNQLMITLGIVLAYAANYSLENVTDSWRWMFGLAAVPAVLFGVGMLSMPESPRWLALRGHTDRARSVLTRLRGPGDPAGVEAELAEAMAGAGRTEARAPRRGRWRALTDRSVRPVIIAGVGLQILGQASGVNTVIYYAPKIFESSGLGSSSSILATVGVGVVNLLMTPVGMFAVDRFGRKKLLASGAAVMTLALAGLAVTLAAGGRGSSVAWLAVLFVVVFVAAVATTLNVVVFIIPSELYPLRIRGTAMSATMFSNWAMNFLVSLTFLTLLNTFGGAGTFTLYAVVCALLTLFALRCIPETKGKSLEQIEQELLPK, from the coding sequence ATGGCGTCACCCGACACCACTGTGACGCAAGGGATCAGCGGCAGTCTGCGGCCGGTGATCGGCGTCGCCCTGGTCGCCGCTCTCGGCGGACTGCTGTTCGGCTACGACACCGGGGTCATCTCGGGAGCACTGCTCACGATCGAGTCGGACTTCCACCTCTCCTCGTTCAGCTCCGGTGTCGTGGTCAGCTCGATCCTGGTGGGCGCCATGATCGGCGCGGCGGTGGCGGGCAACCTCTCCGACCGCTACGGCCGCCGCCCCGTCCTGGTGGCAGCCGCGGCCATATTCACGGTCGGCGCCGCGATGGCGGCCTTCGCCCCCTCGGCGGCGATGCTCACAGCGGCGCGGGTCGTGCTCGGGCTGGGCATCGGCGTGGCATCGAACCTGGTGCCTGTCTTCATCGCCGAGGCCGCCCCGCCCCTCTACCGGGGACGGCTGGTGGGCCTCAACCAGTTGATGATCACGCTGGGCATCGTCCTTGCGTACGCGGCCAACTACTCGCTGGAGAACGTCACCGACAGCTGGCGCTGGATGTTCGGCCTCGCCGCCGTGCCTGCCGTGCTCTTCGGCGTGGGCATGCTGTCGATGCCCGAGTCCCCGCGCTGGCTGGCCCTGCGCGGCCACACCGACCGCGCCCGGTCCGTCCTCACCCGCCTGCGGGGGCCGGGCGACCCGGCCGGGGTGGAAGCCGAACTGGCCGAGGCGATGGCCGGTGCGGGCAGGACAGAGGCCCGCGCACCCCGTAGGGGCCGGTGGCGGGCGCTGACCGACCGCTCGGTGCGGCCGGTGATCATCGCCGGTGTGGGCCTCCAGATCCTCGGACAGGCTTCCGGCGTCAACACCGTCATCTACTACGCCCCGAAGATCTTCGAGAGCAGTGGACTCGGCTCCTCCTCGTCCATCCTCGCGACCGTGGGTGTCGGTGTGGTCAACCTCCTGATGACGCCGGTCGGCATGTTCGCCGTGGACCGCTTCGGCCGCAAGAAGCTGCTGGCCTCCGGCGCCGCCGTCATGACCCTCGCGCTGGCCGGTCTGGCGGTCACCCTCGCGGCCGGCGGCCGGGGCTCATCGGTTGCCTGGCTCGCGGTGCTGTTCGTGGTCGTGTTCGTCGCCGCCGTCGCCACGACGCTCAACGTGGTGGTCTTCATCATCCCCTCCGAGCTCTACCCGCTGCGCATCCGCGGGACGGCGATGAGCGCCACGATGTTCTCGAACTGGGCGATGAACTTCCTCGTCTCCCTCACCTTCCTCACCCTGCTCAACACCTTCGGCGGGGCGGGCACGTTCACCTTGTACGCGGTGGTGTGCGCGCTGCTGACCCTGTTCGCCCTCCGCTGCATCCCCGAAACCAAGGGCAAGAGCCTGGAGCAGATCGAGCAGGAACTGCTGCCGAAGTGA
- a CDS encoding GntR family transcriptional regulator, whose translation MARQAKHEELRLALLTEFTGAPPHTPLPTEREISARHGVSRNTVRQAMDALEAAGNVYRVQGAGTFVSPAVVSKSLTLTSFSEDMRERGLEPGTRLLAAETVRAGRHIAERLDTTPDMEVVRVSRLRLADGSPMCLETVHLPAHRVPGLLEADLTGSLYTLLSERYQLDIRSAQQIVRAADLDDTESALLGVPLGSAGLRVQRVGLDHRETPVEATTTTYRADLYDIRFTVRRTQS comes from the coding sequence GTGGCCAGACAGGCCAAACACGAAGAGCTCCGGCTGGCTCTGCTGACCGAATTCACCGGGGCCCCGCCGCACACCCCGCTCCCGACCGAGCGGGAGATCTCCGCCCGCCACGGTGTCTCACGCAACACCGTCCGGCAGGCCATGGACGCCCTGGAGGCCGCCGGGAACGTCTACCGCGTGCAGGGCGCCGGCACCTTCGTGTCACCCGCCGTGGTCTCCAAGTCGCTCACCCTCACCTCCTTCTCCGAGGACATGCGCGAACGGGGCCTCGAACCCGGCACCCGGCTGCTGGCTGCCGAGACGGTACGGGCCGGACGGCACATCGCCGAGCGGCTCGACACCACACCCGACATGGAGGTGGTCCGCGTCTCCCGGCTCCGTCTCGCGGACGGCTCGCCCATGTGCCTGGAGACCGTCCACCTCCCGGCGCACCGGGTGCCCGGGCTCCTCGAAGCGGACCTGACCGGCTCGCTCTACACCCTGCTGAGCGAGCGCTATCAGCTCGACATCCGCTCGGCCCAGCAGATCGTGCGCGCCGCTGACCTGGACGACACCGAATCGGCGCTCCTGGGTGTGCCGCTGGGCAGTGCCGGGCTACGGGTCCAGCGCGTCGGCCTGGACCACCGCGAGACCCCTGTCGAGGCGACCACGACGACCTACCGGGCGGATCTCTACGACATCCGCTTCACCGTACGCAGGACACAGTCATGA
- a CDS encoding ROK family protein — protein sequence MTPPHRPAAATSVARCLLGVDVGGTKTAAGLVSADGALLTSVVRPTPAAQGPAAVLDAIAAAVRELPGHHLAEGLGIGTGGVIDRDSGVVISANDLLPGWAGTRLSEELTARLALPVAADNDANVFALAEQTYGAGAGCRSALYVSVGTGIGGGLVTGGRLLRGAHSTAGEFGHIAVPEATGLGCNCGRTGHLEAVASGPAMTARFRELTGHDDGRGLRQVAALAEKDSGSAGDTARAVLAEGAGALGRALAGLVNTMDPERVVIGGGVASIGDAYWRPLTEAFVAELLPGPSGLRPVPAKLGPRAAVVGAAALVLEDRDAAGRPLPATS from the coding sequence ATGACTCCTCCGCACCGGCCCGCCGCGGCCACATCCGTAGCCCGTTGCCTCCTCGGTGTCGATGTCGGCGGAACGAAGACCGCCGCCGGTCTCGTCTCGGCCGACGGCGCTCTGCTGACCTCCGTCGTACGGCCGACCCCCGCGGCCCAGGGGCCGGCCGCGGTGCTCGACGCCATCGCGGCGGCGGTCCGGGAACTCCCCGGCCATCACCTCGCCGAAGGTCTCGGCATCGGCACCGGAGGTGTCATCGACCGTGACAGCGGAGTCGTCATCTCCGCCAACGACCTGCTTCCGGGATGGGCGGGCACCCGCCTGAGCGAGGAGCTGACCGCCCGGCTCGCACTGCCCGTGGCCGCCGACAACGACGCCAATGTCTTCGCCCTGGCCGAGCAGACCTACGGCGCCGGCGCGGGCTGCCGGTCCGCGCTGTACGTCAGTGTGGGCACCGGCATCGGCGGCGGACTGGTCACCGGCGGCCGACTGCTGCGCGGGGCCCACTCGACGGCCGGTGAGTTCGGCCATATCGCGGTGCCCGAGGCGACCGGGCTGGGCTGCAACTGCGGCCGTACGGGACATCTCGAAGCCGTCGCCTCCGGCCCGGCCATGACCGCACGCTTCCGTGAGCTGACCGGACACGACGACGGCCGGGGCCTCCGGCAGGTCGCAGCCCTGGCCGAGAAGGACTCCGGTTCCGCCGGCGACACGGCCCGCGCGGTCCTCGCCGAGGGGGCCGGGGCGCTGGGGCGCGCGCTGGCAGGCCTGGTCAACACCATGGACCCGGAGCGGGTCGTGATCGGTGGCGGCGTGGCCTCGATCGGAGACGCGTACTGGCGACCGCTGACCGAGGCGTTCGTGGCGGAGCTCCTGCCCGGTCCCTCCGGGCTGCGCCCCGTCCCGGCGAAGCTGGGCCCCCGTGCCGCCGTGGTCGGCGCGGCGGCCCTCGTCCTGGAGGACCGCGACGCCGCCGGCCGGCCGCTCCCGGCCACGTCCTGA
- a CDS encoding N-acetylmannosamine-6-phosphate 2-epimerase: MSAEHARQLLDALRGRLIVSCQAPPGDPLRAPEHMAAAAASVAAGAPVAAIRVQGVEDICAVRAVVTLPLIGLWKDGAEGVYITPTAAHARAVAEAGAEIVAIDATGRPRPDGRPLRDTVDAVHRLGRLVMADVSTAEEGVAAATLGVDLISTTLSGYTPYSRQQSGPDLALIAELADRVDVPVLAEGRLHTPEEAREAMDSGAWAVVVGGAITAPAAIASRFASALPQAQ, from the coding sequence ATGTCCGCCGAGCACGCCCGCCAACTGCTCGACGCGTTGCGCGGACGACTGATCGTCTCCTGCCAGGCACCCCCGGGAGACCCGCTGCGTGCCCCCGAGCACATGGCGGCGGCCGCTGCGTCCGTCGCCGCCGGTGCGCCCGTCGCCGCGATCCGCGTGCAGGGTGTGGAGGACATCTGCGCGGTACGCGCCGTCGTCACACTGCCCCTCATCGGCCTGTGGAAGGACGGCGCTGAGGGCGTGTACATCACGCCGACCGCGGCGCACGCGCGAGCCGTCGCTGAGGCAGGGGCCGAGATCGTAGCGATCGACGCCACCGGCCGCCCCCGGCCGGACGGCCGCCCCCTGCGCGACACCGTCGACGCGGTGCACCGGCTCGGCCGGCTGGTGATGGCCGACGTGTCCACCGCCGAGGAGGGTGTGGCAGCCGCCACGCTCGGCGTGGATCTGATCTCCACGACCCTCTCCGGTTACACCCCTTACAGCCGGCAGCAGTCAGGTCCCGACCTGGCGCTGATCGCCGAACTGGCGGACCGTGTCGACGTGCCGGTCCTCGCCGAGGGACGTCTGCACACCCCGGAAGAAGCGCGTGAGGCCATGGACTCGGGGGCCTGGGCCGTCGTCGTCGGCGGAGCGATCACCGCACCCGCCGCCATCGCGAGCCGGTTCGCGTCCGCGCTGCCGCAAGCTCAGTGA